One genomic window of uncultured delta proteobacterium includes the following:
- a CDS encoding conserved hypothetical protein (Evidence 4 : Homologs of previously reported genes of unknown function): MSSYYMQHMLLQYGRQLTTARRLARHRQAMRLAGGLAPEQSPEEKRRLMVRRVTSEIVENLLLTGSDNPIVTEVTDRLNEALGEEIIFRFPPGELDMLLFRRTENGDEELGAEEKGKVMGLLWHIAEEVVNETML, translated from the coding sequence ATGAGCAGCTACTATATGCAACACATGCTGTTGCAATACGGAAGGCAGTTGACGACCGCCCGCCGTCTTGCACGGCACCGGCAGGCGATGCGCCTTGCGGGAGGGCTCGCGCCGGAGCAATCCCCCGAGGAAAAGCGCAGGCTCATGGTGCGCCGGGTCACCAGCGAAATTGTGGAAAACCTGCTCCTTACCGGCTCCGACAACCCCATTGTCACGGAAGTCACGGACCGCCTTAACGAGGCGCTCGGTGAAGAAATCATCTTCCGGTTCCCTCCGGGAGAATTGGATATGCTCCTTTTCCGGCGCACGGAGAATGGCGACGAGGAACTCGGCGCGGAAGAAAAGGGAAAGGTCATGGGCCTGCTCTGGCATATCGCCGAGGAGGTTGTGAACGAGACCATGCTGTAG
- a CDS encoding Anti-sigma-28 factor, FlgM family protein, whose translation MEIKNNLNPLDPYTQTKLTNTTQTNQAANRAAAGAAAPVREGGDRVSLSPEAKLRTEAFTAAMGAPEVRAEKVAALKAQVQSGEYQVDSKAVAAKILQEEPGLFRP comes from the coding sequence ATGGAAATCAAGAACAATCTTAACCCGCTTGATCCGTATACCCAGACCAAGCTGACGAACACCACCCAGACGAACCAGGCGGCAAACCGCGCGGCGGCGGGCGCTGCCGCCCCGGTGAGGGAAGGCGGCGACCGCGTGAGCCTTTCCCCGGAAGCCAAGCTCCGCACTGAAGCGTTTACCGCGGCCATGGGCGCGCCCGAGGTGCGCGCGGAAAAAGTTGCCGCGTTGAAGGCCCAGGTGCAGTCCGGCGAATACCAGGTTGACAGCAAGGCTGTCGCGGCCAAGATCCTGCAGGAAGAACCGGGCTTGTTCCGGCCCTGA
- the fliW gene encoding Flagellar assembly factor FliW, translated as MENRKEIDTRLGRQTVDLDKVIHFPRGIIGFEDRKEFTLLQIRPDAPFLVLQSMDEPGLGLLVADPYGFLPDYTLKLGDAEQKMLQVEKRDDLAVLVTVAIPPGRPEETVLSLTGPILINHAAKIGIQAPQTDIKGPTKLKLRTADLTPIQ; from the coding sequence ATGGAAAACAGAAAAGAAATAGATACGCGCCTCGGGCGGCAGACGGTGGATCTCGACAAAGTCATCCATTTCCCGCGCGGGATTATCGGTTTTGAAGACCGCAAGGAATTCACCCTGTTGCAGATCAGGCCGGACGCGCCCTTTCTGGTGCTGCAGAGCATGGACGAGCCGGGGCTGGGTCTTCTTGTCGCAGACCCGTACGGGTTTTTGCCCGACTATACCCTCAAGCTCGGGGATGCGGAGCAGAAAATGCTGCAAGTTGAAAAACGGGACGATCTCGCGGTGCTGGTGACCGTTGCCATCCCGCCGGGCAGGCCGGAGGAAACCGTGCTCAGCCTGACCGGGCCGATTCTTATCAACCATGCGGCGAAGATCGGCATTCAAGCCCCCCAGACGGACATAAAAGGGCCGACAAAACTGAAATTGCGCACGGCGGATTTGACGCCGATACAATAA
- the csrA gene encoding Carbon storage regulator homolog gives MLILTRKAGESLHLGDDITITVFSVQGKQVKLGIDVPGDMTVYRDEVYQRIKDENRQAMQTSDNDLLAVTRLWKTEKK, from the coding sequence ATGCTGATACTGACACGAAAAGCTGGCGAAAGCCTGCACCTGGGCGATGATATCACGATCACCGTCTTCAGCGTGCAGGGCAAGCAGGTTAAACTCGGCATCGACGTGCCCGGGGATATGACGGTATACCGGGATGAGGTCTACCAGCGTATCAAGGATGAAAACAGGCAGGCCATGCAAACGAGTGACAATGATTTACTGGCGGTGACGCGGTTATGGAAAACAGAAAAGAAATAG
- a CDS encoding Flagellar hook-associated protein 3 produces MRVSQRQMFSQYICEMNNSLSGLMDSNNQGSTGKKINRPSDDPANMARVMMYRESLSNIDRNKANISEATGWLNLADHGLMQVSDIISKIKALDLQGATSTVNADNRQQVATQLRALFGELLNVANTEYNGQHIFAGHKVENAAYVESLAVTSHQYEDPATPGTYIDLNRSVDFVTTGGTSSSVQIQFTESGTLDNQPAFIYSKDGGKTWQQGSWTTGTFEDPKYAGLYNTAGLMDCGGAMIEPVLKDYNGTWPQVVGVTTDMTDVNGIDYSSKESAGGTWLSVRPTAIYKGDDHDTQTTQQYGASVTGLKGEGSFARDVSVRVKSNDGNTIEYEYSLDNGSNWIKATAPAKGGTPPVHTAQLAIPGGYVSINPPTPAYPTPATNGFQGGQEFLVHPRRADINFEISSTQTITVNNVGKDIFGGLYQEPFTNYATTVGGVTATKSAADPNLFETVGKLIGYCELNDQNGIQRCMDELTECLKVVTTKLADVGGRENRLTVAFETASIRELSEDNARSSIEDVDTITLMTKLAQQQLAYNTVLKSSSMIMQMSLMNFI; encoded by the coding sequence ATGCGTGTTTCCCAACGCCAGATGTTCTCGCAATATATCTGTGAAATGAACAACTCCTTGTCCGGGTTGATGGACTCCAACAACCAGGGTTCCACGGGCAAGAAGATCAACCGGCCGTCCGACGACCCCGCGAACATGGCCCGCGTCATGATGTACCGCGAGTCGCTCAGCAATATCGACCGCAACAAGGCCAATATCAGCGAAGCCACGGGCTGGCTCAACCTGGCGGACCACGGTCTGATGCAGGTTTCCGACATCATTTCCAAAATCAAGGCCCTTGACCTGCAAGGCGCCACCAGCACCGTGAACGCGGACAACCGCCAGCAGGTCGCAACGCAGCTCCGCGCCCTTTTCGGCGAGCTCCTGAATGTTGCCAACACGGAATATAACGGCCAGCATATTTTCGCGGGCCATAAGGTGGAAAATGCGGCCTATGTGGAAAGCCTGGCCGTCACCAGCCACCAGTATGAGGACCCCGCGACCCCCGGCACGTACATTGACCTCAACCGGAGCGTCGATTTCGTCACGACGGGCGGCACCAGTTCCTCGGTGCAGATTCAGTTTACGGAATCCGGCACCCTGGACAACCAGCCGGCGTTTATTTACTCGAAAGACGGTGGTAAGACCTGGCAGCAGGGCAGCTGGACGACCGGGACCTTTGAGGACCCCAAGTATGCCGGCCTGTACAATACCGCCGGCCTCATGGATTGCGGCGGCGCGATGATCGAACCCGTCCTGAAGGACTATAACGGCACCTGGCCCCAAGTGGTCGGTGTGACCACGGATATGACGGACGTCAATGGCATAGATTACTCCTCCAAGGAAAGCGCCGGCGGCACCTGGCTTTCCGTGCGGCCGACGGCCATTTACAAGGGCGACGACCACGATACCCAGACCACCCAGCAGTACGGCGCGTCCGTCACCGGCCTGAAAGGGGAAGGCAGCTTCGCCCGCGACGTTTCCGTGCGCGTCAAGTCCAACGACGGCAACACCATTGAATACGAATACAGCCTGGATAACGGCTCCAACTGGATCAAGGCCACGGCGCCGGCAAAGGGCGGTACCCCGCCCGTGCACACGGCGCAACTCGCCATTCCCGGCGGGTATGTCAGCATCAATCCCCCCACGCCCGCGTATCCGACGCCCGCGACAAACGGTTTTCAGGGGGGGCAGGAATTTCTGGTCCACCCGCGCCGGGCGGATATCAATTTTGAAATTTCCAGCACCCAGACCATCACGGTCAACAACGTGGGCAAGGATATTTTCGGCGGCCTGTACCAGGAGCCGTTCACCAATTACGCAACGACCGTCGGCGGCGTGACCGCGACCAAAAGCGCGGCCGACCCGAACTTGTTCGAGACCGTGGGCAAGCTCATCGGGTATTGCGAGCTCAACGACCAGAACGGCATCCAGCGCTGCATGGACGAACTCACCGAGTGCCTGAAAGTGGTCACCACCAAACTCGCGGACGTGGGGGGACGGGAAAACCGGCTGACGGTCGCCTTTGAAACCGCCTCCATCCGCGAGTTGTCCGAGGACAACGCGCGCAGCTCCATCGAGGATGTGGACACCATCACCCTTATGACCAAACTCGCCCAGCAGCAGCTGGCGTACAACACGGTGCTCAAGTCCTCTTCCATGATTATGCAGATGAGTTTGATGAATTTTATTTAA
- a CDS encoding Flagellar hook-associated protein FlgK translates to MASNINSILGIGAGALYAHQNSIQTTGNNIANVDTEGYSRQGVRYETNPSLNASPGQIGQGVRATEVYRMFNRFVEKAYINKSSDASRWAEQYNMLSNVDALVYESDTIPGVANTLNKFFKGWQTLSNNGTLISSREALLSDAQTLSTFVSEQSATLKYMQQQMDGLIQTDVDRANKLMQEIAELNGQINQFSIPGQNNPNALLDQRDLKVRQLSEIIDIDIIDRGEGHYTVNTKSGLTLVDETNHFNLEFHGPKVNDYRSKVPPSTYTGDVHFEGSDHYEYTVQVVKGGSVGTAGAAGTATFRVSLDSGNTWQCKDGAYRTEAQVNAMSPADQAEKGFMEYEANDSSKPAYVNGIKIWFDSGQGNLVAKGDPSTDPTVPVYADSDKFEIVPKSGLYWKRPTGEERVNITPMRMADGSENPRRTTGGTLGAYFEFRDHLLGGYLDKLDTFANTLSWEVNRIHSQGFGLGARNSILGDYQVQNGTVPLSSPYSGLTFGDKMQAGTLSVAMFDVDGKPLLDTANKHIVLEVTFDPTTGSLQDLTDAINAEAATKLAGSGVSFSASVTDGKLDLNSLNGGFGFMDDTTGVLAGLGVNTFFKGDSAADFSVNADIVRNLNLINAAAINGGGEGNSGDTLTALEISQLATKKVSITENGTGKKTEQTMLSYYSSYVTKVGADTQTAKYNATMYGTMAGDLRNQQDSNAGVSLDEEMTNLVKFQNSYKAAAKLITTADEMLQTVIGLKQ, encoded by the coding sequence ATGGCTTCCAACATCAACTCCATTCTCGGCATCGGGGCGGGCGCGCTTTACGCGCACCAGAACTCCATCCAGACCACGGGCAACAACATCGCCAACGTGGATACCGAAGGGTATTCCCGCCAGGGCGTCCGGTATGAGACGAACCCGTCGCTCAACGCGTCCCCCGGCCAGATCGGCCAGGGCGTCCGCGCGACGGAAGTCTACCGTATGTTCAACCGGTTCGTGGAAAAGGCGTACATCAACAAATCGTCCGACGCGTCCCGCTGGGCCGAGCAGTACAACATGCTCAGCAACGTCGACGCCCTGGTGTACGAATCGGACACCATTCCCGGCGTCGCCAATACCCTGAACAAATTTTTCAAAGGCTGGCAGACGCTGTCCAACAACGGCACGCTGATTTCCAGCCGCGAAGCGCTCCTGTCCGACGCGCAGACGCTCTCCACCTTCGTGAGCGAGCAGTCGGCCACGCTCAAGTACATGCAGCAGCAGATGGACGGCCTGATCCAGACGGACGTGGACCGCGCCAACAAGCTTATGCAGGAAATCGCCGAACTCAACGGCCAGATCAACCAGTTCAGCATTCCCGGCCAGAACAACCCCAACGCCCTGCTCGACCAGCGCGACCTGAAGGTCCGCCAGCTGTCGGAAATCATCGATATCGACATCATCGACAGGGGAGAGGGGCATTACACGGTCAACACCAAGTCCGGCCTGACCCTGGTTGACGAAACCAACCATTTCAACCTGGAGTTCCACGGCCCGAAAGTCAACGACTACCGGTCCAAAGTTCCCCCGTCCACCTATACCGGGGACGTGCATTTCGAGGGTTCCGACCACTACGAATACACCGTGCAGGTGGTCAAGGGCGGGTCCGTGGGCACGGCGGGCGCTGCGGGAACGGCCACGTTCAGGGTCTCCCTCGATTCCGGCAACACCTGGCAGTGCAAGGACGGCGCCTACCGTACCGAGGCGCAGGTCAACGCCATGTCGCCCGCCGACCAGGCGGAAAAAGGCTTCATGGAATATGAAGCCAACGACAGCTCGAAACCGGCTTACGTCAACGGCATAAAGATCTGGTTCGACAGCGGCCAGGGCAACCTCGTGGCCAAGGGCGACCCCAGCACAGACCCGACCGTGCCGGTTTACGCGGACTCGGACAAATTCGAAATCGTGCCCAAGTCCGGCCTTTACTGGAAGCGCCCCACGGGCGAGGAACGCGTCAACATTACGCCGATGCGCATGGCGGACGGCTCGGAAAACCCCCGCCGCACGACCGGCGGGACGTTGGGCGCCTATTTCGAGTTCCGCGACCACCTGCTCGGCGGCTACCTCGACAAGCTGGATACCTTCGCCAACACCCTGTCCTGGGAAGTGAACCGCATCCACAGCCAGGGGTTCGGCCTTGGGGCGCGCAACAGCATCCTCGGCGACTACCAGGTCCAAAACGGCACCGTGCCCCTGAGCAGCCCCTATTCCGGCCTGACCTTCGGGGACAAGATGCAGGCGGGCACGCTCTCCGTGGCCATGTTCGATGTGGACGGCAAGCCGCTTCTGGATACCGCCAACAAACATATCGTGCTGGAAGTCACCTTTGACCCCACGACCGGCAGTCTCCAGGATCTGACGGACGCAATCAACGCCGAGGCCGCGACGAAGCTCGCCGGGAGCGGGGTGAGTTTTTCCGCCTCCGTCACCGACGGCAAGCTTGACCTGAACAGCCTGAACGGCGGCTTCGGTTTCATGGACGACACCACCGGCGTGCTGGCGGGGCTCGGCGTCAACACCTTCTTCAAGGGAGATTCGGCGGCCGATTTTTCCGTGAACGCGGACATCGTCCGGAACCTCAACCTGATTAACGCCGCCGCCATCAACGGCGGGGGCGAAGGGAACTCCGGCGACACCCTGACGGCTCTGGAAATATCCCAGCTCGCCACCAAGAAGGTGTCCATCACGGAAAACGGAACCGGCAAAAAGACCGAGCAGACGATGCTGTCCTACTATTCCAGCTACGTCACCAAGGTCGGCGCGGATACCCAGACCGCCAAGTACAATGCCACGATGTACGGCACCATGGCCGGGGACCTGCGCAACCAGCAGGATTCCAACGCGGGCGTGAGCCTGGACGAGGAAATGACCAACCTGGTCAAGTTCCAGAATTCTTACAAGGCGGCGGCAAAACTGATTACCACCGCCGACGAGATGCTGCAGACCGTCATCGGGCTGAAGCAGTAA
- a CDS encoding FlgN family protein has product MTSYEQIRGNLVRQEKGMQLLLQLLEEEFSLLQTNSTDDVVALEFSIHELLRQLADERMAVKAVMQDTRLAEYAEMLEPEEGAAIKALLRGIDDAEQKSARQAGHNTRLSLALLDQSQGLLDYLQDQVAPKSDVVYGRKGAFRTHRSGPSILSGRA; this is encoded by the coding sequence ATGACCAGTTACGAACAAATACGCGGTAATCTTGTCCGGCAGGAAAAAGGAATGCAGCTCCTCCTCCAGCTTTTGGAGGAAGAATTTTCCTTGTTGCAGACAAACAGCACCGATGACGTGGTCGCCCTGGAATTCTCCATCCATGAACTGCTGCGCCAGCTGGCGGACGAGCGCATGGCTGTGAAAGCCGTCATGCAGGACACGCGCCTGGCGGAATATGCCGAAATGCTCGAGCCGGAAGAGGGCGCGGCGATCAAGGCGCTTTTGCGGGGCATTGACGATGCCGAGCAGAAGTCCGCGCGCCAGGCCGGGCACAACACCCGCCTTTCCCTGGCCCTGCTCGACCAGAGCCAGGGCCTCCTGGATTACTTGCAGGACCAGGTGGCCCCCAAGAGTGACGTCGTATACGGCAGGAAGGGCGCGTTCCGTACCCACCGGTCCGGGCCGTCGATTCTGAGCGGGAGGGCCTGA
- a CDS encoding putative Peptidase M23 family protein (Evidence 3 : Function proposed based on presence of conserved amino acid motif, structural feature or limited homology) produces the protein MMSAPVDPRTALDSANESDLVQKKLSIDAMRKRVSGGPSEEAKLREACEGFESIFLQKMWEQMRKNVKKEGYLHSKDEEAYQSMFDVELAKKMASAGGIGLADMLYEQLGQKLHNASKTTGSGLMRAPLPIDPAAPPQPEVAKAPAAAPLDLYAEVEELEVPVEPKGNPLTVALDELAASRDPSLDPANATYPMFDLQTGDPMNVLAEKMKEDSAPKREFDVVPLPERVSAPGKVRPSNAVGNGRNAARNAKRAAKGARNLEAVPATMQPGAQPGVRPDVMAAQPNAAASTQAARNVQAAPAVSAAAESVRTAPGNTMAGQEASRTTPSMQGEQAAPEAGQTVSNVQAPPDSIQAAPGAIPASTLGGPALGGAWPVKGDVVSSYGRQSNDGWNTGVSLAAAPDSPVTAPADGTVAFAGEKDGRGHLVIAHANGLTSHYGNVTTGLVPGDAVSAGMEIAKISAGTGFTDAGTAETASRMHFEVRRGELAINPESLLA, from the coding sequence ATGATGTCGGCTCCCGTTGATCCGCGTACCGCCCTTGATTCGGCCAACGAATCGGACCTGGTGCAGAAGAAACTTTCCATTGACGCCATGCGTAAGCGCGTCAGCGGCGGGCCGTCCGAAGAAGCGAAACTGCGCGAGGCCTGCGAAGGGTTTGAATCCATCTTCCTGCAGAAAATGTGGGAACAGATGCGCAAAAACGTGAAAAAGGAAGGCTACCTCCATAGTAAGGATGAGGAAGCGTACCAGTCCATGTTTGACGTCGAGCTTGCCAAGAAAATGGCGTCCGCCGGGGGTATAGGCCTTGCGGACATGCTGTACGAGCAACTCGGCCAGAAACTTCACAACGCCAGCAAAACGACCGGGTCCGGCCTTATGCGCGCGCCGCTGCCCATTGATCCGGCGGCTCCGCCGCAGCCGGAAGTGGCGAAAGCCCCGGCCGCCGCTCCCTTGGACCTGTACGCCGAGGTCGAGGAACTGGAAGTGCCGGTAGAACCCAAGGGAAATCCGCTTACCGTGGCGCTCGACGAACTCGCGGCCTCGCGCGACCCCTCGCTCGACCCGGCCAATGCGACGTATCCCATGTTCGACCTGCAAACAGGCGACCCCATGAACGTCCTGGCGGAAAAAATGAAGGAAGACTCGGCCCCGAAACGGGAATTTGACGTCGTGCCGCTGCCGGAACGGGTCAGCGCGCCGGGCAAGGTGCGGCCTTCCAACGCCGTCGGCAATGGCCGGAACGCGGCCCGCAATGCCAAACGGGCGGCCAAGGGCGCGCGGAACCTTGAGGCCGTGCCCGCCACCATGCAGCCGGGCGCTCAGCCGGGCGTCCGGCCGGACGTTATGGCGGCGCAACCGAACGCGGCGGCCTCCACGCAGGCCGCGCGGAACGTGCAAGCCGCTCCGGCGGTAAGCGCGGCGGCGGAAAGCGTCCGGACGGCGCCGGGCAATACCATGGCGGGACAGGAAGCCTCCCGGACAACTCCTTCCATGCAGGGCGAGCAGGCCGCGCCGGAAGCCGGTCAGACCGTCTCCAACGTGCAGGCCCCGCCGGACAGCATCCAGGCAGCGCCGGGCGCCATTCCCGCGTCCACCTTGGGCGGTCCCGCGCTTGGCGGCGCCTGGCCCGTGAAGGGCGATGTGGTGAGTTCGTACGGCCGCCAGAGCAATGACGGCTGGAATACCGGCGTATCGCTCGCCGCCGCGCCGGACTCCCCGGTCACCGCGCCGGCGGACGGAACCGTCGCCTTTGCGGGCGAGAAGGACGGCCGGGGCCATCTGGTCATAGCCCATGCGAACGGGCTGACGAGCCATTACGGCAACGTGACGACCGGCCTCGTTCCGGGTGACGCTGTTTCGGCAGGCATGGAAATTGCAAAAATTTCGGCGGGCACCGGGTTTACCGATGCCGGAACAGCCGAGACGGCGAGCCGGATGCATTTTGAAGTCCGGCGGGGCGAATTGGCGATAAACCCGGAAAGTCTTCTGGCATAG
- the flgI gene encoding flagellar basal body P-ring protein (Evidence 2a : Function of homologous gene experimentally demonstrated in an other organism; PubMedId : 14726535, 3549690; Product type s : structure) — protein MKRYFNKKQFVAAFLLAAVILTPFTAEAVRIKDIATFSGVRDNQLVGYGLVVGLNGTGDKKDSTFTMRSMVNMLENMGVSVSQKQLKPKNVASVMVTVKMPVSSKPGSKLDVTVSSLGDATSLLGGVLLMTPLKGIDGNVYALAQGALAIGGFSVGGTAATAQKNVTTVGLIPGGAIVERGIPFKFNTQDNLTLAMHAADFSTTNQVAERINAALGGNFARATDVSTVELNVPADFKGNLVPLMASLENIEVMPDAAARVVVDEKTGTVILGRDVRISRVAVAHGNLQVVVSEGADVSQPAPFGQGTTVAVPRTDINTLEEQRNLNIVEGATLQELVDGLNSLGATPRDLISILRSLKAAGALHAALEVI, from the coding sequence ATGAAACGATATTTCAATAAAAAACAGTTTGTTGCAGCATTTTTGTTGGCTGCCGTTATCTTGACGCCCTTCACGGCCGAGGCCGTGCGCATCAAAGATATCGCCACCTTCAGCGGCGTGCGCGACAACCAGCTCGTGGGCTACGGCCTGGTGGTCGGTCTCAACGGCACCGGCGACAAGAAGGACTCCACCTTCACCATGCGCTCCATGGTCAACATGCTGGAGAACATGGGCGTTTCCGTCAGCCAGAAACAGCTCAAACCCAAAAACGTGGCCTCGGTCATGGTCACGGTCAAAATGCCCGTGTCCTCCAAACCCGGCAGCAAGCTCGACGTGACCGTGTCCTCCCTCGGCGACGCCACGAGCCTCCTCGGCGGCGTGCTGCTCATGACGCCCCTCAAGGGTATCGACGGCAACGTCTACGCCCTGGCCCAAGGCGCGCTCGCCATCGGCGGCTTCAGCGTCGGGGGAACGGCGGCCACCGCCCAGAAGAACGTTACGACTGTCGGCCTTATTCCCGGCGGGGCGATCGTGGAACGCGGCATCCCCTTCAAGTTCAACACCCAGGATAACCTGACGCTGGCCATGCACGCGGCGGATTTTTCCACCACCAACCAGGTGGCGGAACGGATCAACGCGGCGCTCGGCGGCAACTTCGCCCGGGCCACGGACGTTTCCACCGTGGAACTCAATGTTCCGGCGGACTTTAAGGGCAACCTCGTGCCGCTCATGGCGTCTTTGGAAAACATCGAAGTCATGCCCGACGCCGCCGCCCGCGTGGTGGTGGACGAAAAGACCGGCACGGTCATCCTCGGGCGCGACGTGCGCATATCCCGCGTGGCCGTGGCTCATGGCAACCTCCAGGTCGTGGTTTCCGAAGGCGCGGACGTTTCCCAGCCCGCCCCGTTCGGGCAGGGCACGACCGTGGCCGTGCCGCGCACGGACATCAACACCCTTGAGGAACAGCGCAATCTGAACATCGTGGAAGGCGCGACGCTGCAGGAACTCGTGGACGGGCTGAACTCGCTGGGCGCCACCCCGCGCGACCTCATCTCCATCCTGCGGTCCCTGAAGGCTGCCGGTGCGCTCCACGCGGCCCTGGAGGTTATCTAA
- the flgH gene encoding Flagellar L-ring protein, whose amino-acid sequence MKYLLHTHWTRSPLPLAGILAVGIFLGGCNGASRQASPMPPMVAPQAYTEPEESYANPGSLFSEAKSHYLFDDNRARKVGDIVLVKIVETSKSKSKVDTKSERETSNNLSVSAAFGASTVSPFFVGGGPLSGKVGASPMLSTSSTSDLNATGETKRENYVTATMGARIVQVLPNGIMQVQGAREIKVNDETQYMVVTGLIRQRDIDTDNSILSTQMADSRIDYYGKGVLADKQKSGWLTRLLDIVWPF is encoded by the coding sequence ATGAAATATTTACTGCATACGCATTGGACACGGTCCCCCCTGCCTCTGGCGGGCATTCTGGCTGTGGGTATTTTCCTCGGCGGGTGCAACGGCGCATCGCGCCAGGCATCCCCCATGCCGCCGATGGTAGCCCCCCAGGCCTACACCGAGCCGGAAGAAAGCTACGCCAACCCCGGTTCGCTCTTTTCCGAGGCGAAATCCCATTACCTGTTCGACGACAACCGGGCCAGGAAAGTGGGCGATATTGTACTGGTGAAGATCGTGGAAACGTCCAAATCCAAGAGCAAGGTGGACACCAAATCCGAGCGCGAGACGTCCAACAACCTTTCCGTGAGCGCGGCGTTCGGCGCGAGCACCGTTTCGCCCTTCTTCGTGGGCGGCGGCCCCCTTTCCGGCAAGGTCGGGGCAAGCCCCATGCTGTCCACGTCCTCGACCTCGGACCTCAACGCCACCGGCGAAACCAAGCGGGAAAACTACGTTACCGCCACCATGGGCGCGCGCATCGTGCAGGTGCTGCCCAACGGCATCATGCAGGTGCAGGGCGCGCGGGAGATCAAGGTCAACGACGAGACCCAGTATATGGTCGTCACCGGGTTGATCCGCCAGCGGGATATCGATACGGATAACTCCATTTTGTCCACGCAGATGGCGGATTCGCGCATCGATTATTACGGCAAGGGCGTGCTTGCGGATAAGCAGAAGTCCGGGTGGTTGACGCGGTTGCTTGATATCGTCTGGCCGTTTTAA
- the flgA gene encoding Flagella basal body P-ring formation protein FlgA: protein MDQAMTDGMRRKRFRPAWGLLALAMACALVAALPAVGLGEGLYNGGWKLKIKEAAVVRGDTVTLGEIAQPIGTIDPALWQKLSAVELWPSPPAGKPMNMTRPKVQQAMAHYAQELSSLCSYPASMTIQQGGTVLDGDDLRNLVVKTLTPLIRNLPGEASLQDFRLPPSLFLPAGGQSVELEGPMDLVPGRLSVRIAVRDIDGSVVRRVTGTVFLDLWTEIPCAGVPLNKDEVLSPERVTFARKNLAHVKGVVWDGRGGPWRMQRPVPLGQPIMQADVAVIPTVVKGAPVTMMFIGKNFTLSVPGEALSDGAHGETIAVRNMQSKKQLRATVRDGQTVIVR from the coding sequence ATGGATCAGGCAATGACAGACGGCATGCGGCGAAAGCGCTTCCGCCCGGCGTGGGGGCTGCTGGCCCTGGCAATGGCGTGCGCTCTTGTGGCCGCGCTGCCCGCCGTGGGGCTCGGCGAAGGGCTCTACAACGGCGGCTGGAAGCTGAAAATAAAGGAAGCCGCCGTCGTGCGCGGGGATACCGTGACGCTTGGCGAAATCGCCCAGCCCATCGGCACCATTGACCCGGCGCTGTGGCAAAAGCTTTCCGCCGTGGAACTCTGGCCGTCGCCGCCCGCGGGCAAGCCCATGAACATGACGCGCCCCAAGGTCCAGCAGGCCATGGCCCATTACGCCCAGGAACTTTCCTCCCTGTGCTCGTATCCCGCTTCCATGACCATCCAGCAGGGCGGAACGGTCCTTGACGGCGACGATCTGCGGAATCTGGTGGTCAAAACCTTGACGCCCCTGATCCGGAACCTGCCGGGAGAAGCGTCCCTCCAGGATTTCCGGCTGCCGCCGTCCTTGTTCCTCCCGGCGGGCGGGCAGAGCGTGGAGCTGGAAGGCCCCATGGACCTGGTGCCGGGCAGGCTGTCGGTCCGCATCGCGGTCAGGGATATTGACGGCAGCGTGGTGCGCCGCGTGACCGGCACGGTGTTCCTGGACCTCTGGACCGAGATCCCCTGCGCCGGGGTGCCGCTCAACAAAGACGAAGTGCTCAGCCCGGAACGGGTCACCTTTGCCCGCAAGAACCTGGCGCACGTCAAGGGCGTCGTGTGGGACGGGCGCGGCGGGCCCTGGCGCATGCAGCGCCCCGTGCCCCTGGGCCAGCCCATCATGCAGGCGGATGTCGCGGTGATCCCCACCGTGGTGAAAGGCGCCCCGGTCACCATGATGTTTATCGGCAAGAATTTTACCTTGAGCGTTCCGGGCGAGGCGTTAAGCGACGGCGCCCACGGCGAGACCATCGCGGTACGCAATATGCAAAGCAAAAAGCAGCTCCGCGCGACCGTGCGCGACGGCCAGACGGTCATCGTCAGATAA